One Panicum virgatum strain AP13 chromosome 3N, P.virgatum_v5, whole genome shotgun sequence DNA segment encodes these proteins:
- the LOC120667800 gene encoding nucleolar protein of 40 kDa-like, which translates to MVRNFKKFMKKRNFKKFMKKRNFKRGTKQRTCYKCGEKDHFIADCPQNNNDENEEKKHKGKSKDKSYDKEKKYKEKSKEYKKKHGKAHVGEEWESSDDYDNEGTTSLALLSTSSTPKLFNNLSDDEDEGPMCLMAKGTKVTNYANPPSSPTSTSSELENDLEEEEAQLKENMIKKFGTN; encoded by the coding sequence ATGGTGAGAAACTTCAAGAAATTTATGAAGAAAAGAAACTTCAAGAAATTTATGAAGAAAAGAAACTTCAAGAGAGGGACCAAACAAAGAACATGCTACAAGTGTGGTGAAAAAGATCACTTCATAGCGGATTGTCCTCAAAATAACAATGATGAAAATGAAGAAAAGAAGCACAAGGGCAAGAGCAAGGACAAGAGCTATGATAAGGAGAAAAAGTACAAAGAGAAGAGCaaagagtacaagaagaagCATGGCAAGGCACATGTCGGTGAAGAATGGGAGTCTAGTGACGACTACGACAATGAGGGCACAACATCTCTTGCCTTGCTCTCTACTTCATCAACACCAAAGCTCTTCAATAACCTctccgatgatgaagatgaaggccctatgtgcctcatggcaaaagggaCTAAGGTAACAAACTATGCCAACCCTCCATCTTCTCCTACCTCCACATCTAGTGAATTAGAAAATGAtttagaggaagaggaggcccaaCTCAAAGAAAACATGATAAAGAAGTTTGGAACAAACTAG